One window of Hyla sarda isolate aHylSar1 unplaced genomic scaffold, aHylSar1.hap1 scaffold_208, whole genome shotgun sequence genomic DNA carries:
- the LOC130318866 gene encoding uncharacterized protein FLJ40521-like, producing MTQGRRKGDPGIINGDDISLRRRAQGQRISPPAPRPGTTHLPSGAAPRDNASPLRHLAQGQRISPPASRPGTTHLPSGAAPRDNASPLRRRAQGQRISPPAPRPGTTHLPSGATPRDNASPLRCRAQGQRISPPASRPGTTHLPSGASPRDNASPLRHLTQGQRISPPAPHPGTTHLPSGTSPRDNASPLQRLAQGQRISPPAPRPGTMHLPSGAAPRDNASPLRHLAQGQRISPPVPRPGTTHLPSGAAPRDNASPLQRLAQGQRISPPAPHPGTTHLPSGTSPRDNASPLRHLTQGQRISPPAPRPGTTHLPSGTLPRDNASPLRHLAQGQRISPPAPRPGTTHLPSGATPRDNASPLRRRAQGQRISPPAPRPGTTHLPSGTSPRDNASPLRRRSQGQRISPPAPRPGTMHLPSGAAPRDNASPLRRRAQGQRISPPAPRPGTTHLPSGATPRDNASPLWHRAQGQRHTRAQSDLHVGGGGEISPFATFYFFDSFNLQIQEDYGGFRCEAENPLLMTPGSDSPSDPTVTRIKGFCILGEFLVLWVMRR from the coding sequence ATGACACAAGGAAGAAGAAAGGGAGATCCTGGGATCATTAATGGAGACGACATCTCCCTCCGGCGCCGCGCCCAGGGACAACGCATCTCCCCTCCAGCGCCACGCCCAGGGACAACGCATCTCCCCTCCGGCGCCGCGCCCAGGGACAACGCATCTCCCCTCCGGCACCTCGCCCAGGGACAACGCATCTCCCCTCCAGCGTCTCGCCCAGGGACAACGCATCTCCCCTCCGGCGCCGCGCCCAGGGACAATGCATCTCCCCTCCGGCGCCGCGCCCAGGGACAACGCATCTCCCCTCCGGCACCTCGCCCAGGGACAACGCATCTCCCCTCCGGTGCCACGCCCAGGGACAACGCATCTCCCCTCCGGTGCCGCGCCCAGGGACAACGCATCTCCCCTCCAGCGTCTCGCCCAGGGACAACGCATCTCCCCTCCGGCGCCTCACCCAGGGACAACGCATCTCCCCTCCGGCACCTCACCCAGGGACAACGCATCTCCCCTCCGGCACCTCACCCAGGGACAACGCATCTCCCCTCCGGCACCTCGCCCAGGGACAACGCATCTCCCCTCCAGCGTCTCGCCCAGGGACAACGCATCTCCCCTCCGGCGCCGCGCCCAGGGACAATGCATCTCCCCTCCGGCGCCGCGCCCAGGGACAACGCATCTCCCCTCCGGCACCTCGCCCAGGGACAACGCATCTCCCCTCCGGTGCCACGCCCAGGGACAACGCATCTCCCCTCCGGTGCCGCGCCCAGGGACAACGCATCTCCCCTCCAGCGTCTCGCCCAGGGACAACGCATCTCCCCTCCGGCGCCTCACCCAGGGACAACGCATCTCCCCTCCGGCACCTCACCCAGGGACAACGCATCTCCCCTCCGGCACCTCACCCAGGGACAACGCATCTCCCCTCCGGCACCTCGCCCAGGGACAACGCATCTCCCCTCCGGCACCTTGCCGAGGGACAACGCATCTCCCCTCCGGCACCTCGCCCAGGGACAACGCATCTCCCCTCCGGCACCTCGCCCAGGGACAACGCATCTCCCCTCCGGTGCCACGCCCAGGGACAACGCATCTCCCCTCCGGCGCCGCGCCCAGGGACAACGCATCTCCCCTCCGGCACCTCGCCCAGGGACAACGCATCTCCCCTCCGGCACCTCGCCCAGGGACAACGCATCTCCCCTCCGGCGCCGCTCCCAGGGACAACGCATCTCCCCTCCGGCGCCGCGCCCAGGGACAATGCATCTCCCCTCCGGCGCCGCGCCCAGGGACAACGCATCTCCGCTCCGGCGCCGCGCCCAGGGACAACGCATCTCCCCTCCGGCACCTCGCCCAGGGACAACGCATCTCCCCTCCGGCGCCACGCCCAGGGACAACGCATCTCCGCTCTGGCACCGCGCCCAGGGACAACGCCACACCCGCGCACAATCTGACCTTCatgtggggggaggaggagaaatCTCGCCTTTTGCGACCTTTTATTTCTTTGACTCCTTTAATCTCCAGATACAAGAAGATTACGGAGGCTTCAGATGTGAAGCGGAGAATCCATTATTAATGACGCCAGGATCGGATTCGCCTTCAGATCCgacagtcacaagaattaaaggaTTTTGTATTCTGGGAGAATTTCTGGTTCTTTGGGTAATGAGACGATAA